Proteins encoded within one genomic window of Conchiformibius steedae:
- a CDS encoding DUF502 domain-containing protein, translated as MADNGFGIGKAVKRYLITGVLVWLPIAVTIWVLTYIVNMGDRLIALIPSQWQPAKYIGFTFPGMGVLVAVVLLFITGILAANVLGRKILEGWDSLLGRIPVVKSIYSSVKKVSESLLSDNSRSFKTPVLVPFPQPDIWTIAFISGNLPQAVANALPEQDEYVSVYVPTTPNPTGGYYIMVRRHDIRELDMSVDDALKYIISLGMVMPEALPVKQS; from the coding sequence ATGGCAGACAACGGTTTCGGCATCGGCAAAGCCGTAAAAAGATATTTGATTACCGGTGTATTGGTATGGCTGCCCATCGCCGTAACCATTTGGGTGCTTACCTATATTGTAAACATGGGCGACCGCCTGATTGCCCTGATTCCCAGCCAGTGGCAGCCTGCCAAATACATCGGTTTTACCTTTCCGGGCATGGGTGTGCTGGTGGCGGTGGTGCTGCTGTTTATTACCGGTATTTTGGCAGCCAACGTATTGGGGCGAAAAATTTTGGAAGGCTGGGATTCGCTGCTGGGGCGCATTCCCGTGGTGAAATCCATTTATTCCAGTGTAAAAAAAGTATCCGAATCCTTGTTGTCGGACAACAGCCGTTCGTTTAAAACGCCCGTGTTGGTACCGTTTCCGCAGCCCGATATTTGGACGATTGCCTTTATTTCGGGCAACCTGCCGCAAGCAGTAGCCAATGCGTTGCCCGAACAAGATGAATATGTTTCCGTGTATGTGCCGACCACGCCCAATCCTACGGGCGGTTACTATATTATGGTGCGCCGCCACGACATCCGCGAGCTGGATATGAGCGTGGACGATGCTTTGAAATATATTATTTCATTGGGGATGGTGATGCCTGAAGCGTTGCCTGTTAAGCAAAGCTAG
- a CDS encoding phospholipase A yields MAQAQTPDKKGVLPADVQSCTSLSDRNKRLACFDRLFADSETAAVSSPEILAATPSVENLHKTPLDLEQSYIASKESRSPQIVLAEKVMPAYTPLSDLYDLDANSAEGLLTIREHQPTYILPAWYNSSPNYRPYSPTRGTVNNEIQAQQKRLETKMQISFKTKIMEDLFKTRADLWFGYTQQSNWQIFNQGRKSAPFRNTDYMPEFFLTQPVKSRLPWGGKLRMLGAGIVHQSNGQSRPLSRSWNRAYLMAGMEWGKLSVIPRWWLRIDKKDQQDDNPDIGRYMGYGDIKFAYRFNDKQSLTSTVRYNTRRGRGAVQMDYAFPIKGKLKAYVQGFHGYGENLSDYNHKQTGIGIGLMFQDWDGI; encoded by the coding sequence ATGGCGCAGGCGCAAACACCCGATAAAAAAGGTGTGCTTCCTGCCGATGTGCAAAGCTGCACTTCCTTGTCTGACCGTAACAAACGCTTGGCGTGTTTTGACCGCCTGTTTGCCGATAGCGAAACGGCAGCCGTCAGCAGTCCTGAAATCCTTGCCGCCACCCCGTCTGTGGAAAACCTGCACAAAACCCCTTTGGATTTGGAACAAAGCTATATCGCCAGCAAAGAAAGCCGCAGCCCGCAAATTGTGTTGGCAGAAAAAGTGATGCCCGCATACACGCCTTTGAGCGATTTGTATGATTTGGATGCCAACAGCGCCGAAGGACTGCTGACCATACGCGAGCACCAGCCCACTTATATCCTGCCCGCGTGGTACAACAGCAGCCCCAATTACCGTCCGTATTCCCCCACCCGCGGCACGGTGAACAACGAAATCCAAGCCCAGCAGAAACGCTTGGAAACCAAAATGCAGATTTCGTTCAAAACCAAGATAATGGAAGATTTGTTTAAAACCCGCGCCGATTTGTGGTTTGGTTATACCCAGCAATCCAACTGGCAGATTTTCAATCAGGGGCGCAAATCCGCGCCGTTCCGCAACACCGATTATATGCCCGAGTTTTTCCTGACCCAGCCGGTAAAATCGCGTTTGCCTTGGGGTGGAAAGCTGCGGATGTTGGGTGCGGGCATCGTCCATCAGTCTAACGGGCAAAGCCGTCCCCTGTCGCGTTCATGGAACCGTGCGTATCTGATGGCAGGTATGGAATGGGGCAAACTCAGCGTAATACCGCGCTGGTGGCTGCGTATTGATAAAAAAGACCAACAGGACGACAACCCCGATATCGGACGTTATATGGGCTATGGCGACATCAAATTTGCCTACCGTTTTAACGATAAACAGAGTCTAACGTCCACCGTGCGTTACAATACCCGTCGCGGTCGCGGTGCCGTACAGATGGATTATGCCTTTCCGATTAAAGGTAAATTAAAGGCTTATGTGCAGGGTTTTCACGGCTATGGCGAAAACTTGAGCGACTACAACCACAAACAGACAGGCATCGGCATCGGGCTGATGTTTCAGGATTGGGATGGGATTTAA
- a CDS encoding peptidylprolyl isomerase, translating into MKMRLYQKAAATALLLVSAALSAQTVVTVNGTPVDSKDVERRARIFQANSNGQIQDGPELRNEITRELIIETLVTQEAKRLKLDKGSDYQKMESEALKALKAEGLDKDKNFQQNWADYRNHLLMRAYALDIARKNPISDAELRQQYQRIADYYRNSEEVQLGLIVTDKAEQARAALKELKAKKKFSEVAVKYSLRADAKQTGGIDPEYMPLKNLKEQNPTVYQAVSGLGKGQYTPSPLQEGNIGLILYVNDKRKVQLPAFEALKPEIEQNLHQIHWDAAVDALGQKAKIVPAK; encoded by the coding sequence ATGAAAATGCGTTTGTACCAAAAGGCAGCGGCAACGGCTCTTTTGCTGGTGTCTGCCGCCCTTTCCGCCCAAACGGTGGTAACGGTAAACGGCACGCCTGTGGACAGCAAAGACGTTGAACGCCGCGCCCGAATTTTCCAAGCCAACAGCAACGGTCAGATTCAGGACGGACCCGAACTGCGCAACGAAATCACCCGCGAGCTGATTATTGAAACGCTGGTTACGCAAGAAGCCAAACGGTTAAAACTGGACAAGGGCAGCGATTATCAAAAAATGGAATCCGAAGCCCTTAAAGCCCTCAAAGCCGAAGGCTTGGACAAAGACAAAAACTTTCAGCAAAATTGGGCAGATTACCGCAATCATTTATTGATGCGGGCTTATGCTTTGGATATTGCGCGTAAAAATCCCATTAGCGATGCCGAATTGCGCCAACAATACCAGCGCATTGCCGATTATTACCGCAACAGCGAAGAAGTACAGCTGGGTTTGATTGTAACCGATAAGGCGGAGCAGGCACGCGCCGCTTTAAAAGAACTGAAAGCCAAGAAAAAGTTTTCTGAAGTGGCGGTAAAATACAGCCTGCGTGCCGATGCCAAACAAACAGGCGGTATTGACCCCGAATACATGCCTTTGAAAAACCTGAAAGAACAAAATCCGACCGTGTATCAGGCAGTATCGGGCTTAGGTAAGGGACAGTACACCCCATCGCCGCTGCAAGAAGGCAATATCGGTTTGATTTTGTATGTGAACGACAAACGCAAAGTGCAATTGCCCGCGTTTGAGGCACTCAAACCCGAAATCGAACAAAACCTGCATCAAATCCATTGGGATGCGGCGGTAGATGCTTTGGGACAAAAAGCCAAAATCGTGCCTGCCAAATAA
- a CDS encoding BolA family protein yields MNEAEHMEREMAQCLADLSPEVFEFRDDSHLHIGHAGNRGGGHYALTVVSTHFEGVSRLARQRMVQQRLQEAFAQGRIHALSLTAKTPAEFFGL; encoded by the coding sequence ATGAATGAAGCCGAACACATGGAACGCGAAATGGCGCAGTGCTTGGCAGATTTGTCGCCCGAAGTGTTTGAATTCCGCGACGACAGCCACCTGCACATCGGACACGCGGGCAACCGTGGCGGCGGACATTACGCGCTGACTGTGGTCAGTACACATTTTGAAGGCGTATCGCGGCTGGCGCGGCAGCGCATGGTGCAGCAGCGTTTGCAGGAAGCGTTTGCACAAGGGCGCATTCACGCGCTGTCGCTGACGGCAAAAACGCCTGCCGAGTTTTTTGGTTTATAA
- a CDS encoding YciI family protein: MLYVFLATDNDNSGEARAQAREAHLARLRELQAQNRLFTAGPTPMPDSQDGTVSGSLIIADFDDLDAAEAWIQNDPYVDAGVYAEVMIRPYVKVFPDE, from the coding sequence ATGTTGTACGTTTTTCTTGCCACCGATAATGATAACAGCGGCGAAGCCCGCGCCCAAGCGCGTGAAGCCCATTTGGCGCGTTTGCGCGAATTGCAGGCGCAAAACCGCCTGTTTACCGCAGGTCCCACGCCCATGCCCGACAGCCAAGACGGTACGGTATCGGGCAGTTTGATTATCGCCGATTTTGATGATTTGGACGCCGCCGAAGCATGGATTCAAAACGACCCTTATGTAGATGCGGGCGTGTATGCCGAAGTGATGATTCGCCCTTATGTGAAAGTGTTTCCTGATGAATGA
- the ispZ gene encoding septation protein IspZ: MKALSDFLALFLFFITYSLTKDMVAATAVAVVIGLAQAAYTWWKTKTLSAMQWVSLIVVVVFGGATILLKDSVYIMLKTTVICWISAIAVLVCQFMGKNGLKMLMGSELSLPENVWTRLSYAWAGFFFVMGVVNLAIAYPFTPEREAFWVDFKFYVYLPITLVFSIAQGVYIMRHLPKTQDK, from the coding sequence GTGAAAGCACTCAGCGACTTTTTAGCATTATTTTTGTTTTTTATTACCTATTCCCTAACCAAAGACATGGTGGCAGCGACTGCCGTTGCCGTGGTTATCGGCTTGGCACAAGCTGCCTACACATGGTGGAAAACCAAAACTTTAAGTGCCATGCAGTGGGTGAGCCTGATTGTGGTGGTGGTATTTGGCGGCGCCACCATTTTATTGAAAGATTCCGTCTATATTATGCTCAAAACCACCGTTATCTGCTGGATTAGCGCCATTGCCGTGTTGGTGTGTCAGTTTATGGGCAAAAACGGCTTAAAAATGCTGATGGGCAGCGAATTAAGCTTGCCCGAAAACGTATGGACACGCCTATCGTATGCGTGGGCGGGATTTTTCTTTGTGATGGGCGTGGTCAATTTGGCGATTGCCTATCCGTTTACCCCAGAGCGCGAAGCGTTTTGGGTAGATTTTAAATTTTACGTTTACCTGCCGATTACGCTGGTTTTTTCCATCGCGCAGGGCGTGTACATTATGCGCCATCTGCCCAAAACACAGGACAAATAA
- a CDS encoding FimV/HubP family polar landmark protein, with the protein MNTNIKIIVASVSLAASVSAWGAMGGLNVRSHLGEPFAGSITVSGDEAKALMEGGRLSVSGGVRGSVSKNGNGTVTVHLRSATPVHEPVLSFTVSAGQQTRQYTALLDPPRYKPAKPKAEPKPKPEKPRAEAKPSAEKGVKVPINQDFIEKKKTENDSQPKATPSEKTKTRAQEKAERKPAAEPQQRNAETAKVKKPSKAAVTPRRHRAYAGEKLADIAARYRPHNMSQQTAMRALVMANPRAFRHGTTVRRSVTLYIPTEAQWHVYAQRAAQQQQSAAAPQHRAAPAPRPIPAPAAPAPQPNAVAPSSVAPVTPPQPSVAPPPPPPPPPPPPPPQETVPQEASPPPQTAASVNDAPNAVSSAAASAQTPPTVSDAASATAAVSDTASSDVSAAVVPPPVPTPPPVANNGASEVVEEEGEESDNTLMWAMAGAGALAVGGLVAGGLLLMRRRRQQGGNDASAYAPDDDYIDDDDVIIDGDDDDQWDVDKEPSSTAQRAKDDLSRARAAVESHGSTAAAAAVGAAGAAATADYVAEEDDGVFFGSDSPAQTDAAAPAADADDNWDWLEGAGKTHAAPADSGNDFEVDDWSLEKEGTSDGLGSDFEVDDWSVEKENAAAAAPNLAKENEFVVSDDEFGDFGDFGDFNLDDSPAPAAPAATPAPAADDSLGDFGDFGDFNLDDIPAAPAAAAAAPAMDDLDAFAQSALEGLDSFELPDAAQPQQPHVSSVSVPSQNSGFADLSFDSLDDLVLEDTPAAPAPADDLDSLADAALQDLDSFELPPPDSVDMSAMPDNSGLDGLSFDDFSLPETPAAAPAAADDLDALAAAALDGLDLPGMDDLPAAPQQAADTSLPDFGDLDFSGLDSLVEEKPAAAPSTAAAPPADDLPDFALNDIETAAIGAAPALDDLDFSGLDAFVTDTPPAPKPAAPAAEPAAAAVADMDFGDFSDFDYGDTVVTTPPAQADFGAAEPFEQPADKPNSDTGLSSLLDEKLAAKLADLNMADVLTPVSNATPKLVVETPETHLDSAADNGLADFDLSLPDDSEHELDAVDRVLANQAATAMGDALPEEESWLNDLDSLHIAEDDFAANGNGNGSTDLTELENFDANWGADDEPALSNVGFVSEAVGTEEPQEAKLELAKMYVEIEDLSAARETLGELVAESSGEVKAEAERLLAQLG; encoded by the coding sequence TTGAATACCAATATCAAGATCATTGTTGCTTCCGTATCGTTGGCGGCATCGGTTAGCGCATGGGGGGCAATGGGCGGGCTGAACGTGCGTTCCCATTTGGGCGAGCCTTTTGCCGGCAGCATTACCGTAAGCGGCGATGAGGCCAAAGCTTTGATGGAAGGCGGCAGGCTGAGCGTTTCGGGCGGGGTGCGCGGCAGTGTTTCCAAAAACGGTAACGGTACGGTAACGGTACATCTGCGTTCTGCCACACCGGTACACGAACCGGTATTGTCGTTTACCGTGAGCGCAGGTCAGCAAACGCGCCAATACACGGCATTGCTGGACCCGCCGCGCTACAAACCCGCCAAACCCAAAGCCGAACCCAAGCCCAAACCGGAAAAACCCCGCGCCGAAGCGAAACCTTCTGCCGAAAAAGGGGTAAAAGTACCGATTAACCAAGATTTTATTGAAAAGAAAAAAACCGAAAACGATAGCCAGCCCAAAGCGACACCCAGCGAAAAAACCAAAACCCGCGCACAAGAAAAAGCCGAACGAAAACCCGCCGCCGAGCCGCAACAGCGCAACGCGGAAACGGCAAAAGTGAAAAAACCGAGCAAAGCCGCGGTAACGCCGCGCCGCCACCGTGCATATGCGGGCGAAAAACTGGCAGATATTGCGGCACGTTACCGTCCGCACAATATGAGCCAGCAAACCGCCATGCGTGCTTTGGTGATGGCAAATCCGCGCGCGTTCCGCCACGGCACCACCGTGCGCCGCAGCGTTACCCTGTATATCCCCACTGAAGCACAATGGCATGTGTATGCACAACGGGCAGCGCAGCAGCAACAGTCTGCCGCCGCGCCGCAACACCGTGCCGCACCTGCCCCGCGTCCGATACCTGCGCCTGCCGCGCCCGCACCGCAACCGAATGCAGTTGCGCCGTCTTCGGTGGCACCGGTAACGCCGCCGCAACCGAGTGTGGCACCGCCGCCGCCCCCACCTCCCCCACCGCCGCCGCCTCCCCCGCAGGAAACGGTGCCGCAAGAGGCTTCGCCGCCGCCGCAAACCGCAGCTTCGGTTAATGACGCGCCCAATGCCGTATCGTCTGCCGCCGCTTCCGCACAAACTCCCCCAACAGTGTCGGATGCCGCTTCTGCCACTGCTGCCGTGTCGGACACCGCTTCATCAGACGTATCTGCCGCCGTGGTGCCGCCGCCCGTCCCCACTCCGCCGCCTGTTGCCAACAACGGCGCATCGGAAGTGGTGGAAGAAGAAGGTGAAGAAAGCGACAATACCCTGATGTGGGCGATGGCGGGCGCAGGTGCGCTTGCCGTAGGCGGTTTGGTGGCAGGCGGTTTGCTGCTGATGCGCCGCCGCCGTCAGCAAGGCGGTAATGATGCTTCCGCATACGCCCCTGATGATGATTACATTGATGATGACGATGTCATTATCGATGGTGATGATGACGACCAATGGGATGTGGATAAAGAGCCTTCCAGCACCGCCCAACGCGCCAAAGACGATTTGTCCCGCGCCCGCGCTGCGGTAGAATCACACGGCAGCACCGCAGCAGCCGCTGCTGTGGGCGCGGCAGGTGCTGCCGCCACTGCCGATTATGTTGCCGAAGAAGACGACGGCGTGTTCTTCGGTTCAGACAGCCCCGCCCAAACCGATGCCGCCGCACCTGCTGCCGATGCGGACGACAATTGGGATTGGCTGGAAGGTGCAGGCAAAACCCATGCCGCGCCTGCCGACAGCGGCAACGATTTTGAAGTGGACGACTGGTCTTTGGAAAAAGAAGGCACGTCAGACGGCTTGGGCAGCGATTTTGAAGTAGATGATTGGTCGGTAGAAAAAGAAAACGCTGCCGCTGCCGCCCCGAATCTTGCCAAAGAAAACGAATTTGTCGTCAGCGATGACGAATTCGGCGATTTTGGTGACTTTGGCGATTTCAATTTGGACGACAGCCCCGCGCCTGCCGCACCCGCTGCCACACCCGCACCCGCCGCCGATGACAGCTTGGGCGATTTTGGCGACTTCGGCGATTTCAATTTGGACGATATTCCCGCCGCCCCTGCAGCAGCCGCTGCCGCCCCCGCCATGGACGATTTGGACGCTTTCGCCCAATCCGCACTGGAAGGCTTGGACAGTTTTGAACTGCCCGATGCCGCACAGCCGCAACAACCGCACGTTTCATCCGTATCCGTGCCGAGCCAAAATTCCGGTTTTGCCGATTTGTCTTTTGATTCTTTAGACGATTTGGTACTGGAAGACACCCCTGCTGCGCCCGCGCCTGCCGATGATTTGGATTCGCTTGCCGATGCCGCCTTGCAGGATTTGGACTCGTTTGAGCTGCCCCCGCCCGACAGCGTGGATATGTCCGCCATGCCCGACAACAGCGGTTTGGACGGTTTGTCGTTTGACGATTTCAGCCTGCCCGAAACACCCGCCGCCGCGCCTGCCGCTGCAGACGATTTGGACGCGCTTGCCGCTGCCGCATTGGACGGCTTGGATTTGCCCGGCATGGATGATTTGCCTGCCGCCCCACAACAAGCAGCCGACACTTCCCTGCCCGATTTTGGCGATTTGGACTTCAGCGGTTTGGACAGTTTGGTGGAAGAAAAACCCGCCGCCGCCCCCAGCACCGCTGCTGCCCCCCCAGCAGACGATTTGCCCGATTTCGCCCTGAACGACATCGAAACCGCCGCCATCGGCGCTGCGCCTGCCTTGGACGACTTGGACTTTAGCGGCTTGGATGCTTTCGTTACCGATACCCCCCCCGCACCCAAGCCCGCCGCACCCGCTGCCGAACCTGCCGCAGCCGCCGTCGCCGATATGGATTTTGGCGATTTCAGCGATTTTGACTATGGCGACACCGTGGTAACCACCCCACCCGCCCAAGCCGATTTCGGCGCAGCCGAGCCGTTTGAGCAGCCTGCCGACAAACCCAATAGCGACACCGGTTTGTCTTCCCTGCTGGACGAAAAACTCGCCGCCAAACTCGCCGATTTGAACATGGCAGACGTACTGACCCCCGTCAGCAATGCCACGCCCAAACTGGTGGTGGAAACCCCCGAAACCCATTTGGACAGCGCGGCAGACAATGGCTTGGCAGATTTTGACTTAAGCCTGCCCGACGACAGCGAGCATGAATTGGATGCCGTGGACCGCGTGTTGGCAAATCAAGCCGCCACCGCCATGGGCGACGCCCTGCCCGAAGAAGAATCGTGGTTAAACGATTTGGACAGCCTGCACATCGCCGAAGACGACTTTGCCGCCAACGGTAACGGCAACGGCAGTACCGATTTGACCGAATTGGAAAACTTTGATGCCAATTGGGGGGCAGACGACGAACCTGCATTGTCCAATGTCGGTTTCGTTTCCGAAGCCGTAGGCACAGAAGAACCGCAGGAAGCCAAATTGGAGCTGGCGAAAATGTATGTGGAAATTGAAGACCTGTCCGCCGCACGGGAAACCTTGGGCGAACTGGTTGCCGAATCCAGCGGCGAAGTGAAAGCCGAGGCCGAACGCCTGTTGGCACAACTGGGTTAA
- a CDS encoding membrane protein, whose translation MKKLTLSAALAAMLAVSGCANTDVYGGNVYRGNQAKEMRNISYGTIVSVRPVQIQAPHSGAVGSLGGGIIGGIAGSSVGGGRGSAIMGTVGAIAGSLLGSKLEQKAALVNSLEMVIRKDDGNEIVVVQKQEAGFTPGRRVRIVGNASDVNVSPM comes from the coding sequence ATGAAAAAACTGACTTTAAGCGCGGCACTGGCTGCCATGCTTGCCGTATCGGGCTGCGCCAATACCGATGTATATGGTGGCAATGTTTACCGTGGCAATCAAGCCAAAGAAATGCGTAACATCAGCTACGGTACCATCGTATCGGTGCGCCCCGTGCAAATCCAAGCCCCCCATTCGGGTGCGGTCGGGTCGCTTGGCGGCGGGATTATCGGCGGTATTGCCGGCTCATCGGTGGGCGGCGGACGCGGCAGTGCCATTATGGGTACGGTAGGCGCGATTGCCGGCTCGCTGCTGGGCAGCAAATTGGAACAAAAAGCCGCTTTGGTCAATTCTTTGGAAATGGTTATCCGCAAAGACGACGGCAATGAAATCGTGGTGGTACAAAAACAAGAAGCAGGCTTTACCCCCGGACGGCGTGTGCGTATTGTCGGCAATGCTTCCGATGTGAATGTTTCGCCCATGTAA
- the purH gene encoding bifunctional phosphoribosylaminoimidazolecarboxamide formyltransferase/IMP cyclohydrolase, with protein MPKIQRALISLSDKTGAVEFARALHELGVEILSTGGTAKLLADNDIPVIEVADYTGFPEMLDGRVKTLHPKIHGGILGRRDVGEHVEKMAEHGIGNIDLVCVNLYPFAATIAKPGCTLEDAVENIDIGGPTMVRSAAKNWKHVAIVTDNGDFEPIVAEMSENDGKLSEKTRFALSCKAFSHTAQYDGMISNYLTSVSPDKLDGEPQIGTFPAQFNQSWLKVQEMRYGENPHQHAAFYRDVYPAAGSLSAYTQLQGKELSYNNIADADAAWEAVKSFDAPACVIVKHANPCGVAVADTPLNAYKLAFATDTTSAFGGIIAFNREVDADTVEAVTGQFLEVLMAPKFTDAAKELIANKKNVRVLEIPLAAGANRFELKRVGGGLLLQSPDLHRLQREDVKVVSKRQPTEQEWQDLLFVWNVAKFVKSNAIVFGKGGQTYGIGAGQMSRVDSTRIAARKAQDGGFDLQGACAASDAFFPFRDGVDVIAEQGIKAVIHPGGSVRDEEVFAAADEHGMAMVVTGVRHFRH; from the coding sequence ATGCCGAAAATCCAACGCGCTTTAATCAGTTTGTCCGACAAAACGGGGGCGGTAGAATTTGCCCGCGCTTTGCACGAGCTGGGGGTGGAAATCCTTTCTACGGGCGGCACTGCCAAGCTGCTTGCCGATAACGATATTCCCGTGATTGAAGTGGCTGATTATACGGGATTTCCCGAAATGCTGGACGGACGTGTGAAAACCCTGCACCCGAAAATCCACGGCGGGATTTTGGGGCGGCGCGATGTGGGTGAACACGTTGAAAAAATGGCGGAACACGGCATCGGCAATATTGATTTGGTGTGTGTGAACCTGTATCCGTTTGCGGCGACCATTGCCAAACCGGGCTGTACGCTGGAAGATGCGGTGGAAAACATTGATATCGGCGGACCGACTATGGTGCGTTCCGCCGCGAAAAACTGGAAACACGTTGCCATTGTAACCGATAACGGCGATTTTGAGCCGATTGTCGCCGAAATGAGCGAAAATGACGGCAAATTGTCGGAAAAAACCCGTTTTGCGCTATCGTGCAAGGCGTTTAGCCACACGGCGCAGTATGACGGCATGATTTCCAATTATTTAACCAGTGTTTCGCCTGATAAATTGGACGGCGAGCCGCAAATCGGGACGTTTCCCGCGCAGTTTAACCAAAGCTGGTTGAAAGTTCAGGAAATGCGTTATGGCGAAAATCCGCACCAGCACGCGGCGTTTTACCGCGATGTTTATCCTGCGGCGGGCAGCTTGAGTGCTTACACGCAGTTGCAAGGTAAGGAATTGTCTTATAACAATATTGCCGATGCCGATGCCGCTTGGGAAGCGGTTAAGTCGTTTGATGCGCCTGCTTGTGTGATTGTCAAACACGCCAATCCTTGCGGCGTGGCGGTGGCGGATACGCCCTTGAATGCGTATAAATTGGCGTTTGCAACGGATACCACCAGCGCATTTGGCGGCATTATTGCGTTTAACCGCGAAGTGGATGCCGATACGGTGGAAGCGGTAACGGGGCAGTTTTTGGAAGTGCTGATGGCGCCGAAGTTTACCGATGCTGCCAAAGAGCTGATTGCCAATAAGAAAAATGTGCGTGTGTTGGAAATTCCTTTGGCGGCGGGGGCGAACCGTTTTGAATTGAAACGTGTGGGCGGCGGTTTGTTGCTGCAATCACCCGATTTGCACCGTTTACAGCGTGAAGACGTGAAAGTGGTGTCCAAACGCCAACCTACCGAGCAGGAATGGCAGGATTTGCTGTTTGTGTGGAATGTTGCCAAGTTTGTGAAATCCAATGCGATTGTGTTTGGTAAGGGTGGACAGACTTACGGCATTGGCGCGGGTCAGATGAGCCGTGTGGATTCTACGCGCATTGCGGCGCGTAAGGCGCAGGATGGCGGTTTTGATTTGCAAGGCGCGTGCGCGGCTTCCGATGCGTTTTTCCCGTTCCGTGATGGTGTGGATGTGATTGCTGAACAAGGCATTAAGGCGGTGATTCACCCCGGTGGTTCGGTGCGCGATGAAGAAGTGTTTGCCGCTGCAGACGAACACGGCATGGCAATGGTGGTAACGGGCGTGCGCCATTTCCGCCACTAA
- a CDS encoding Fis family transcriptional regulator, protein MSQLPDIAQCIEQNLDKYFHDLQGENPSDVYAMVLLQVERPLLGYVLNMCGGNQSQAARILGLNRNTLRKKLAEQGLLVE, encoded by the coding sequence ATGTCCCAGCTTCCCGATATCGCCCAATGTATTGAGCAAAATTTGGATAAGTATTTTCATGATTTGCAAGGGGAAAATCCGTCTGATGTGTATGCGATGGTGTTGTTGCAGGTGGAACGTCCGCTATTGGGCTATGTGCTGAACATGTGCGGCGGCAACCAGTCGCAGGCAGCACGGATATTGGGCTTGAACCGCAATACGCTGCGTAAGAAACTGGCAGAACAGGGCTTATTAGTAGAATAA